A stretch of Blastocatellia bacterium DNA encodes these proteins:
- a CDS encoding protein kinase, which yields MNPSETKVGVGTVIDNKYKVVSSMGQGGMGEVFKVAHIHLGKIFALKVVKFQDVDADIHKIVRFNREAKVLAKLQHPNIVMITDFGVINNKVPYLVMDYIEGITLRELINNKKVIGYVEALDITKQIAAGLYQAHIQGIIHRDLKPENIMIQQLLDGQIIVRILDFGIAKIVSKEEGEVNISKDGSLGTLKYMSYEQAMGEEVDLRTDIYSLSLILFEMITGNTTSFMLDDAKMAHELVNNLPYEVSQIIHKGLSKFADKRQQTALELRREIEAFEMGVSFDDLLQKNSNMSNLMDKPSSKQTKELKQNRTNSYKLISNTHEGKKTNKAGENSKNSSSGEINKSVEITADTNKKSFGKYKILLIALFFALGISLSIYHFVFNQKTGKEEVKNTVKVDPPMLVSISSNTFNMGSNKGKDIYAKPEHLASISVFYVAKKMVTNQEYAEFIKDTGHTPPVYWQEKKPPAYVINQPVTQVNWKDATAYCEWLSEKTGHSFRLLLEKEWEYLARNKSKYDIDILNGFSEWTGSSLQAYPDATKDLAQKIEAANKEKDNKIKIFRGINEESESDPTTFRLFQIDTFTNEKLGFRVARN from the coding sequence ATGAATCCTTCTGAAACAAAAGTAGGCGTTGGAACAGTTATAGACAACAAATATAAGGTTGTTTCTTCAATGGGTCAGGGTGGAATGGGGGAGGTTTTTAAAGTTGCCCATATTCATTTAGGAAAGATTTTTGCCTTAAAAGTTGTAAAATTCCAAGATGTAGATGCTGACATCCATAAAATAGTGAGGTTTAATCGTGAAGCTAAAGTCTTAGCCAAACTTCAACACCCAAATATTGTTATGATAACAGATTTTGGGGTTATCAATAATAAAGTACCTTATCTTGTAATGGATTATATTGAAGGTATAACTTTAAGAGAATTAATAAATAATAAAAAAGTTATTGGTTATGTAGAAGCTCTTGATATCACTAAACAAATTGCAGCAGGTTTATACCAAGCACATATCCAAGGAATTATACATAGAGACTTAAAACCTGAAAATATAATGATTCAGCAACTGCTTGACGGCCAAATAATAGTTAGAATACTAGACTTTGGCATCGCTAAAATTGTTTCTAAGGAAGAAGGAGAAGTTAATATTTCTAAAGATGGATCTTTAGGCACGCTTAAGTATATGTCCTATGAGCAAGCTATGGGAGAAGAGGTAGACTTACGGACAGATATTTACTCGTTAAGTTTAATACTTTTTGAGATGATAACAGGTAATACCACTTCTTTTATGCTAGATGATGCTAAAATGGCTCATGAACTAGTAAATAACTTGCCTTATGAAGTAAGTCAAATTATTCATAAAGGACTTTCTAAGTTTGCTGATAAAAGGCAACAAACCGCTTTGGAATTAAGACGTGAAATAGAAGCTTTTGAAATGGGTGTAAGTTTCGATGATTTACTTCAGAAAAATTCCAATATGAGTAATTTGATGGATAAACCTAGTAGTAAGCAAACTAAAGAGTTAAAACAAAATCGTACAAATTCTTATAAACTTATTTCAAATACTCATGAAGGAAAGAAAACAAACAAGGCTGGAGAAAATTCTAAAAATTCCAGTAGTGGTGAAATTAATAAAAGTGTAGAAATTACAGCAGATACTAACAAAAAATCTTTTGGTAAATATAAAATACTATTAATAGCCCTATTTTTTGCTCTTGGAATATCATTGAGCATTTATCATTTTGTGTTTAATCAAAAAACTGGCAAAGAGGAAGTTAAGAATACAGTAAAGGTTGATCCCCCTATGTTAGTTTCTATTAGCAGTAATACTTTTAATATGGGATCAAATAAAGGTAAAGATATTTATGCTAAACCAGAGCATTTAGCCTCAATATCTGTTTTTTATGTAGCTAAAAAAATGGTGACTAATCAAGAGTATGCTGAGTTTATTAAAGATACCGGACATACTCCCCCTGTGTATTGGCAAGAAAAAAAACCTCCAGCTTATGTAATAAACCAACCTGTAACACAAGTAAATTGGAAAGACGCTACTGCTTATTGTGAATGGCTTTCTGAAAAAACAGGTCATAGCTTTAGGTTACTTTTAGAAAAAGAATGGGAATACTTAGCACGAAATAAATCTAAATATGATATAGATATACTAAATGGTTTTTCGGAGTGGACAGGTAGTTCTTTGCAAGCCTACCCAGATGCTACTAAAGATTTAGCTCAAAAGATAGAGGCCGCAAATAAAGAGAAAGATAATAAAATTAAGATTTTTCGAGGCATTAATGAAGAATCAGAAAGTGATCCTACAACATTTCGTTTGTTTCAAATAGACACTTTTACTAATGAAAAATTAGGCTTTCGAGTTGCTCGTAATTGA
- a CDS encoding carboxypeptidase regulatory-like domain-containing protein, with protein sequence MVKSVRFFFLSVTIILAILIFGSHQDIFAQAGTSSADFIGTITDEQKNIISNAEVTIKDLKTNLSRVVATDEKGSYSIRQLTPGKYEIRIQADGFQSYVQEVLLQVGTIGVGNISLKVGQLEDVVEVSANAGVIESNKTESSSNVDAKAITSLPINKRNFLDLTLTAPRVRIDRTPPQGVATNSGFSVNGQSARSNNITIDGLDNNDLGSGIPRSAFSQDAIQEFQIVTDNYSAEFGRAVGGVVNIITKGGGNSFNGSSFFFFRDESIAARDSLAPFKTPFEQYQAGIILSGPIKKIKLFLYFF encoded by the coding sequence ATGGTAAAATCGGTACGTTTTTTCTTTTTGTCTGTAACTATTATATTAGCGATTTTAATTTTTGGTAGCCATCAAGATATTTTTGCTCAAGCTGGTACAAGTTCCGCAGATTTTATTGGCACTATAACAGATGAACAAAAAAATATTATTAGTAATGCTGAAGTTACAATTAAAGACCTAAAAACTAATTTAAGTAGAGTGGTTGCCACAGATGAAAAAGGTAGTTATTCCATTAGGCAATTAACTCCCGGTAAATATGAAATAAGAATTCAAGCTGATGGTTTTCAAAGCTATGTACAAGAAGTTTTACTGCAAGTAGGGACAATCGGAGTAGGTAATATTTCTCTTAAAGTTGGGCAATTAGAAGATGTAGTAGAAGTAAGTGCTAATGCTGGTGTAATAGAAAGCAATAAAACAGAAAGTAGCTCAAATGTTGATGCTAAAGCTATTACATCACTTCCTATAAACAAACGTAATTTTTTAGATCTAACACTTACAGCACCTAGGGTTAGAATTGATCGTACCCCACCACAAGGTGTTGCTACTAACTCTGGTTTTTCTGTAAACGGCCAATCTGCTCGCTCTAATAACATAACAATTGATGGCTTAGATAATAATGATCTTGGTTCTGGTATTCCCCGTTCAGCATTTAGCCAGGATGCTATACAAGAGTTTCAAATAGTTACAGATAATTATTCAGCGGAATTTGGACGGGCTGTTGGTGGAGTAGTTAATATTATTACTAAAGGCGGTGGTAATAGTTTTAATGGAAGTAGTTTTTTCTTCTTTCGGGATGAGAGCATTGCAGCACGCGATTCTCTTGCGCCATTTAAAACTCCATTTGAACAATATCAAGCTGGTATTATCCTAAGTGGCCCGATTAAAAAGATAAAGCTTTTTCTTTACTTCTTTTGA
- a CDS encoding TonB-dependent receptor produces the protein MPFFGARTQSAGGTQLLNDNSVAIRNTYINTKLNLVNESRFLYSRRDQDIFANGDFVGITLITPEGSIQAGSGTILPNPSIENIYHFVNNDSLKKSRNQIKFGVDYIRITGEGRVPIVEKGAAQFEPIDFAALAGMPGLPFFTALEAFDPASRTPIQRSFLQFASAALPGMFPGFPSNLPLVDLPIPFGYTQGFNTQDLVPIEANLFSTFFQDDIKLKDNLLIKVGLRYDLNRVKLTPNNNGNISPRIAFSYNIKPNLNIHGSYGLFFTVPLIGPVASTQPLERKLLSLPFPFSIVPYSLPNNRFPITSTLPSGVNFQPQFGVETVFEKNLRNGYAQQANFGFDYFFDQNTVFSASYVMVRGIKVFGVRNINPVVRPVPNDPLQNVITGRVDPSRGEINQFESAFDSYYHSLTLTARKKLSNRIGFLAAYTFSKAIDNSVDLLPDLQEIQDPLNIGAERALSLQDARSRFVLSGVWQLSYSKNVLLRDFEASTILNLESGRPYNLRAGVDLNNNGDGGVADRPPGVPRNAGKAPGFANLDFRLTRNVKLKESINLQATVEIFNVFNRLNVRGQNRFFPPDSNGNFNLPAQKDGFFVLPPSRFFNTFAPRQFQLGLRIMF, from the coding sequence TTGCCATTTTTTGGGGCCCGCACACAAAGCGCAGGAGGTACACAATTATTAAATGATAATTCTGTGGCTATAAGAAACACATATATAAATACAAAACTAAATCTTGTTAATGAAAGTCGCTTTCTCTATAGCCGTAGAGATCAAGATATTTTTGCTAATGGTGATTTTGTAGGTATAACTTTAATTACTCCTGAGGGTAGCATACAAGCCGGTTCTGGAACTATTCTACCTAACCCAAGCATAGAAAACATATATCATTTTGTAAATAATGATTCACTAAAAAAAAGCCGTAATCAAATAAAATTTGGAGTCGATTACATACGTATTACTGGAGAAGGTCGCGTACCAATAGTAGAAAAAGGTGCGGCTCAGTTTGAGCCAATAGATTTTGCAGCTTTAGCTGGAATGCCTGGACTTCCTTTTTTTACTGCTTTAGAAGCCTTTGATCCTGCTTCACGTACACCTATTCAACGTAGTTTTTTACAATTTGCTTCTGCTGCACTGCCGGGGATGTTTCCAGGATTTCCATCCAATTTACCCTTAGTTGATTTGCCAATACCATTTGGCTATACACAGGGTTTTAATACTCAAGACCTAGTACCAATTGAGGCTAACCTTTTTTCAACATTCTTTCAAGATGATATTAAGTTAAAAGATAATTTATTAATAAAAGTAGGTTTACGTTATGATCTTAATCGGGTTAAATTAACCCCCAATAATAATGGGAATATCAGTCCGCGTATTGCTTTTTCCTACAATATTAAACCTAATTTAAATATACATGGTAGTTATGGACTTTTTTTTACTGTTCCATTAATTGGCCCAGTTGCTAGTACCCAACCTTTAGAGCGTAAACTTTTATCATTACCTTTTCCATTTTCAATAGTTCCATACTCATTACCTAATAATAGGTTTCCAATTACCTCAACATTACCTTCAGGTGTAAATTTTCAACCTCAGTTTGGAGTAGAAACAGTTTTTGAAAAAAACTTACGTAATGGATATGCACAGCAAGCTAATTTTGGTTTTGACTACTTTTTTGACCAAAACACCGTTTTTTCTGCCTCATATGTAATGGTTAGAGGAATTAAAGTTTTTGGAGTACGTAACATAAATCCTGTTGTTCGACCAGTTCCTAACGATCCTTTACAAAACGTAATTACAGGGCGAGTTGACCCTAGTCGTGGAGAAATCAATCAATTTGAATCAGCTTTTGATAGCTACTACCACTCTCTAACTTTAACAGCTAGAAAAAAATTATCTAACCGAATAGGATTTCTTGCTGCTTACACTTTTTCAAAAGCAATAGATAATAGTGTAGATTTACTCCCAGACCTACAAGAAATACAAGATCCTCTAAATATAGGAGCAGAACGCGCTTTAAGTTTGCAAGATGCTCGTAGCCGGTTTGTTCTTTCTGGTGTTTGGCAACTTAGCTATAGTAAAAATGTACTGTTACGAGATTTTGAAGCTTCTACCATTCTTAATCTAGAATCAGGGCGGCCATATAATCTACGTGCTGGTGTAGACTTAAATAATAATGGTGATGGGGGAGTTGCTGATAGACCGCCAGGCGTTCCCCGTAACGCAGGCAAAGCACCAGGTTTTGCCAATCTTGATTTTAGACTAACACGCAATGTTAAGCTCAAGGAAAGTATTAACTTGCAAGCCACAGTTGAAATTTTTAATGTATTTAATCGTCTTAATGTTCGTGGGCAAAATCGCTTTTTCCCTCCTGACTCTAACGGAAATTTTAATTTACCAGCACAAAAAGACGGATTTTTTGTTTTGCCACCTTCACGCTTTTTTAATACTTTTGCACCAAGACAGTTTCAACTTGGCTTAAGAATTATGTTTTAG
- a CDS encoding MFS transporter, with amino-acid sequence MLLRQRNYALLWSGRLVSMLGDWAIDIGLPFYIYDISGSALATSIAFVAPGLPGVLFASLAGVVTDRCYKYRKELMVLSDVLRAVCLLLLLIVSSTKWLWLLFLAVFLEATVSQLYITSLKSLIPEIVDKEDLVEANSLDIINESITSLIGPLLGGFLMLKAGLNTVVIFDVSTYLISAVMLSFIKLSPQQEIPQNKLSFNLSAVKVIFDEWLDGLKLMNKDRITSAIFVNTATGMIAEGIIYLILVIFVKEVWQGSTLELGWLATSQAIGSVIGGLIFMRIGSSIPYNYYLSFPAIFGIFYIIIVQIPVFNFALFLTGLAGMLLIGTIITVHTLLQQVVADKFRGRIFGAFNTTCSVFRIVGFLLGTLLDSLFGFKIALLIGAGFYILSGLSSVVMLGINKEKVGYLSQEAAKSSEEISS; translated from the coding sequence ATGTTATTACGACAAAGAAATTACGCTTTGCTATGGAGTGGTAGATTGGTATCAATGCTTGGTGATTGGGCTATTGATATTGGTCTACCTTTCTATATCTATGATATAAGCGGTTCTGCTTTAGCAACTAGCATAGCCTTTGTTGCTCCAGGATTGCCAGGTGTTTTATTTGCTTCATTAGCAGGGGTAGTTACTGATCGTTGCTATAAATACCGTAAAGAACTAATGGTTCTTTCTGATGTACTCAGGGCTGTTTGTTTGTTACTTCTTCTTATTGTTAGTTCAACAAAATGGCTTTGGTTACTTTTTTTAGCTGTTTTTTTAGAAGCTACTGTATCTCAACTTTATATAACCTCACTTAAATCTTTAATACCAGAAATTGTTGATAAAGAAGATTTGGTTGAGGCTAATTCTTTAGACATTATCAATGAGTCAATTACTAGCTTAATTGGCCCTTTGTTGGGTGGGTTTTTAATGCTAAAAGCTGGATTAAATACAGTTGTAATATTTGATGTTTCAACTTACTTAATTTCTGCTGTAATGCTTTCCTTTATTAAACTTTCTCCACAACAAGAAATACCTCAAAATAAACTATCTTTTAATTTGTCAGCCGTAAAAGTTATTTTTGATGAATGGCTAGATGGATTAAAACTAATGAATAAAGACCGTATCACATCAGCAATATTTGTAAATACAGCAACTGGTATGATTGCGGAAGGAATAATTTATTTAATATTAGTTATTTTTGTAAAAGAAGTTTGGCAGGGTAGCACACTTGAATTAGGCTGGCTTGCTACTTCACAAGCTATAGGTAGCGTTATTGGTGGTTTAATTTTTATGAGAATAGGAAGTTCTATACCTTATAACTACTACTTAAGTTTTCCTGCTATTTTTGGAATATTTTATATAATTATAGTACAAATACCTGTTTTTAATTTTGCATTATTTCTTACTGGACTAGCTGGAATGCTGCTTATAGGTACTATTATTACAGTACATACTTTATTACAGCAAGTAGTTGCAGATAAATTTCGAGGGCGAATTTTTGGTGCTTTTAATACAACTTGTTCAGTTTTTCGGATAGTAGGATTTTTATTAGGAACTTTACTTGATAGTTTATTTGGGTTTAAGATTGCTCTACTTATAGGAGCGGGTTTTTATATTTTATCTGGTTTATCTTCTGTTGTAATGTTAGGAATAAATAAGGAAAAGGTAGGGTATTTAAGCCAAGAGGCTGCTAAATCTAGTGAAGAAATAAGTTCCTAG
- a CDS encoding ABC transporter permease: MQAIYSLISHGTHALISILGIAWGIITVIILMTYGDGLNKALDYSMHGAYTDGTVIMWDGQTSKQAGGERAGRRVKLKEKDAFAIKELPSIKYASPEYIETLPIAFGNKSIFMTVRGVSPEYGIMRQEIPAQGRFINDEDVKQHKRVVFLGAFLARKLFRNGPAVGQEVKIKGLPFTVIGVLKVKPQIVTYRGPDNYSAFIPYTTVKQLWHREYIENLIIQTKDTEQHQQTFQQAIGVLANRHRFEPDDDRAISRIDSKESTDALNAVSIGLKVVLIFIGTLTLIVGGVGVMNIMLVSVEDRISEIGIRKALGATRWQILFQFLSEGLIITFIGGLVGIGCSYFIVKYIGSYPFLAALLEDETKQADIQMVISPYVVITATIILILVGLVSGFIPARRAASLDPIESLRHE; encoded by the coding sequence TTGCAAGCAATCTATTCATTAATAAGTCATGGAACACATGCTCTAATAAGTATACTAGGTATAGCATGGGGTATTATCACCGTAATCATACTAATGACTTATGGTGATGGGTTAAATAAAGCATTAGATTATTCTATGCATGGAGCTTATACTGATGGCACAGTAATAATGTGGGATGGTCAAACCAGCAAACAAGCTGGTGGAGAACGTGCTGGTCGACGAGTAAAATTAAAAGAAAAAGACGCTTTTGCTATAAAAGAGTTACCTTCTATTAAATATGCTAGTCCTGAATATATTGAAACTTTGCCAATAGCGTTCGGCAATAAATCAATTTTTATGACTGTTCGTGGCGTTTCTCCAGAATATGGTATTATGCGCCAAGAAATACCTGCTCAAGGGCGTTTTATTAATGATGAAGATGTAAAACAACATAAGCGTGTTGTTTTTTTAGGTGCTTTTCTTGCACGTAAACTTTTTCGTAATGGCCCTGCTGTAGGGCAAGAAGTCAAAATTAAAGGGCTTCCCTTTACAGTGATTGGTGTCCTAAAAGTAAAACCTCAAATCGTTACTTATCGTGGCCCGGATAATTACTCTGCTTTTATTCCTTATACAACTGTCAAACAATTATGGCATAGAGAATATATAGAAAACTTAATTATTCAAACAAAAGACACTGAACAACATCAACAAACTTTCCAGCAAGCAATAGGTGTTCTAGCTAATAGACATCGTTTTGAGCCAGATGATGATCGAGCTATTTCTAGAATTGATTCAAAAGAATCCACAGACGCGCTTAATGCTGTTAGTATTGGGTTAAAAGTGGTACTTATTTTTATTGGCACACTTACATTAATTGTTGGTGGTGTAGGAGTAATGAATATTATGTTAGTTTCAGTAGAGGATCGTATCTCTGAAATAGGCATACGCAAAGCATTAGGGGCAACTCGTTGGCAAATATTATTTCAATTTTTATCCGAAGGACTAATAATAACTTTTATTGGAGGTTTGGTTGGCATAGGATGCTCTTATTTTATAGTTAAATATATTGGGTCTTATCCATTTTTGGCTGCTCTTTTAGAAGACGAAACAAAACAAGCTGATATTCAAATGGTAATATCTCCATATGTTGTTATTACTGCTACTATAATACTTATTCTTGTTGGGTTAGTAAGCGGATTTATTCCTGCAAGACGTGCTGCTTCATTAGACCCAATCGAATCTCTTCGCCATGAATAA
- a CDS encoding FtsX-like permease family protein: protein MAPQHNFDPHDTEALAVWNMAVVSLMFTRTIDKMAEFFLSVNIITLLLGGIGVMNIMLISVKERTKEIGIRRALGATSNNILWQFFIESLFLTIPSGFFGFLCAFTLSEIVNTLPLPDRFAGLIITWQTSIFSLLFLVFIGCIAALYPSYRAATMQPIEALRTNT from the coding sequence ATGGCCCCACAACATAATTTTGACCCACATGACACTGAAGCACTAGCCGTTTGGAATATGGCTGTTGTATCACTTATGTTTACTCGTACTATTGATAAAATGGCAGAGTTTTTTTTATCTGTAAATATAATAACTTTGTTATTAGGGGGTATTGGTGTAATGAATATAATGCTTATTTCTGTAAAAGAACGCACCAAAGAAATAGGCATTCGTCGGGCATTAGGAGCAACTTCTAATAATATTCTTTGGCAATTTTTTATAGAAAGTTTATTTCTAACAATTCCTAGTGGTTTTTTTGGTTTTCTTTGTGCTTTTACTTTGTCTGAAATAGTTAACACCTTACCACTTCCAGATCGTTTTGCTGGATTAATAATCACTTGGCAAACCTCTATCTTCTCATTATTATTTTTAGTATTCATTGGATGTATTGCTGCCCTTTACCCTTCTTATCGGGCTGCAACTATGCAACCTATAGAAGCATTGCGCACAAATACTTAA
- a CDS encoding ABC transporter permease, giving the protein MKEFLEQIWFNLAANKLRSILTMFGIIWGMFSIVLLSGVSEGLQVGNNAVFAEQGTNIVVVMPGRTSMQAGGIRAGRYIYPDLKDINAFKERSKIFQEFSPELLRTDVEAKSKYNNSVIEISGVWPIYQKMRTVELQKGRLITEQDNKEGRRVAILGYNISKQLFADRDPIGSEIALNGLPYQVIGSMRRKNKSNGILPVI; this is encoded by the coding sequence ATGAAAGAGTTCCTTGAGCAAATTTGGTTTAACCTTGCTGCTAATAAGTTAAGAAGCATACTAACAATGTTTGGTATTATTTGGGGAATGTTTTCTATTGTATTGCTTTCAGGAGTTAGTGAAGGTTTACAAGTTGGTAATAATGCAGTTTTTGCTGAACAAGGTACTAATATAGTTGTGGTAATGCCTGGTCGTACTAGTATGCAAGCAGGTGGAATACGTGCTGGCCGCTATATATATCCTGACTTAAAAGATATTAATGCTTTCAAAGAGCGTTCTAAAATCTTTCAAGAGTTTAGTCCAGAACTTTTACGCACAGATGTTGAAGCAAAAAGCAAGTATAACAATAGCGTAATAGAAATAAGTGGTGTATGGCCTATATACCAAAAAATGCGCACTGTTGAATTACAAAAAGGTCGGTTGATTACAGAACAGGATAATAAAGAAGGTCGTCGGGTAGCAATTCTGGGTTACAACATTAGCAAACAGCTTTTTGCTGATCGAGATCCTATTGGAAGTGAAATTGCGTTAAATGGTTTACCTTATCAAGTAATTGGAAGTATGCGTAGAAAAAACAAGAGCAATGGTATTCTACCCGTCATATGA
- a CDS encoding beta-lactamase family protein: protein MIIRKIFTLWTSFFLVLINSLVFANTENQKLFLSEESINEQEVAQFLDKFFLEQMEKQHIPGVAIVIVKDGKTLFSRGYGYADIDKHIGVNPDKTLFRIASISKLFTATAIMQLVEKKKLNLQENVNYYLKDFQVKSYFKKPITVSDLLLHTAGFEDNSLALFSHKQSEVPPLKDYLQKYPAINVYPPGEIFSYSNYGYALAGYLVEVVSGMPFERYIEENIFNLLEMKNSSFNYKDSQKDLAIGYSYKNNQYQEEDVYFTNQSPSMGLITTATDLAPFMIAQLEKRNLSK from the coding sequence ATGATCATTAGAAAAATATTTACTCTTTGGACAAGTTTTTTTCTTGTTCTAATAAACAGTTTAGTTTTTGCTAATACAGAAAACCAAAAGCTTTTTTTATCAGAAGAAAGTATAAACGAACAAGAAGTAGCCCAATTTTTGGATAAGTTTTTTCTTGAGCAGATGGAAAAACAACATATTCCAGGAGTAGCAATTGTTATAGTAAAAGACGGGAAAACTCTTTTTTCCAGGGGCTATGGCTATGCTGATATAGATAAACATATAGGAGTAAATCCTGATAAAACTCTTTTCCGAATTGCTTCCATTTCTAAGCTATTTACGGCTACTGCAATAATGCAATTAGTAGAAAAAAAGAAACTTAATCTTCAAGAAAATGTCAACTACTATCTTAAAGATTTTCAAGTTAAAAGCTATTTTAAAAAACCAATTACTGTATCAGACTTACTACTTCATACAGCAGGGTTTGAAGATAATTCTTTAGCTCTGTTTTCGCATAAACAATCAGAAGTTCCTCCATTAAAAGATTACTTGCAAAAATACCCTGCTATAAATGTTTATCCTCCTGGTGAAATATTTAGTTATTCAAATTATGGTTATGCTTTGGCGGGTTATTTAGTAGAAGTTGTTTCTGGAATGCCTTTTGAGCGTTATATTGAGGAAAATATTTTTAACCTCTTAGAAATGAAAAATAGTAGCTTTAATTATAAAGATTCACAAAAAGATTTGGCTATAGGTTATTCTTACAAAAACAACCAATATCAAGAAGAAGATGTTTACTTTACTAATCAATCTCCATCAATGGGATTAATAACTACTGCAACAGACTTGGCCCCGTTTATGATTGCACAGCTAGAAAAAAGGAATTTATCAAAATAA
- a CDS encoding efflux RND transporter periplasmic adaptor subunit, translating into MKKSFRFRTLIIVLLFFSLIAYGIYQYFDKTKYIVEIDPGRLATVERSDIARSVVATGRIEPITKVEIKSKANGIIKELKVKVGDLVESNQVLAELDKENLIARVRESQAALMAAQSGLRASEAEYEKNKVEAENPEIVFVKRDFERAKKLFATGLILNKFMMNLKML; encoded by the coding sequence ATGAAAAAAAGTTTTAGGTTTAGAACACTAATTATAGTTTTATTGTTTTTTTCTTTAATTGCATATGGAATTTATCAGTATTTTGACAAAACAAAATATATTGTTGAGATTGATCCTGGACGTTTGGCTACAGTGGAACGTAGTGATATTGCTCGTTCTGTGGTTGCTACAGGTCGTATAGAACCAATTACAAAAGTAGAAATTAAGTCAAAAGCCAATGGCATAATTAAAGAGTTAAAAGTTAAAGTAGGTGATTTAGTTGAATCCAATCAAGTGCTTGCTGAACTTGATAAAGAAAACTTAATTGCTAGAGTACGTGAAAGCCAAGCAGCTTTGATGGCTGCACAATCAGGGTTACGTGCTTCAGAAGCAGAGTATGAAAAAAATAAAGTAGAAGCTGAAAACCCAGAAATTGTTTTTGTAAAACGTGATTTTGAACGTGCCAAAAAATTATTTGCTACAGGTTTAATCCTCAACAAATTTATGATGAATCTCAAAATGCTTTAG
- a CDS encoding efflux RND transporter periplasmic adaptor subunit: MENKQNVARMQLNVSKARVTEAEAAVEQAKAAVERANEELQNATIRAPIKGVVLSRDVEVGSPVSSILNLGASATLIMVLGDTSEVYVRGKVDESDIGLVQLNQPAQIRVESFKGKGFDGKVTQISPMGVEKDNVVSFEVRVSINNDAGILRTNMTANAEIILEERKSTLVIPESAIIYDLSRNAFVEIPDKEQSNGKKKILVKLGINNGNRTEVLQGLDEQQKLFYNKIDTAILK; the protein is encoded by the coding sequence GTGGAAAATAAACAAAACGTTGCACGTATGCAATTAAATGTTAGTAAAGCACGAGTTACAGAAGCAGAAGCCGCTGTTGAACAAGCTAAAGCCGCTGTTGAACGTGCAAATGAAGAGCTACAAAATGCAACAATTCGTGCGCCTATAAAAGGTGTTGTCTTATCTAGAGATGTTGAGGTTGGAAGCCCAGTCTCTTCTATTCTTAACCTTGGAGCTTCAGCAACTCTAATAATGGTATTAGGTGATACTAGTGAGGTTTATGTTCGTGGTAAAGTAGATGAGTCTGATATTGGGTTAGTACAATTAAACCAGCCAGCACAAATAAGGGTAGAGTCTTTTAAGGGCAAAGGTTTTGACGGAAAAGTAACTCAAATATCTCCAATGGGCGTAGAAAAAGATAATGTTGTAAGTTTTGAAGTTAGAGTTTCTATAAATAATGATGCAGGTATTTTGCGTACTAATATGACAGCTAATGCAGAAATTATTTTAGAAGAACGCAAATCTACTCTTGTAATACCAGAAAGTGCTATAATTTATGACTTAAGCCGTAATGCTTTTGTAGAAATACCTGACAAAGAGCAAAGTAATGGTAAGAAAAAAATACTTGTAAAACTCGGCATAAATAATGGTAATCGTACAGAAGTTCTTCAAGGGTTAGATGAGCAGCAAAAGTTGTTTTACAATAAAATAGATACAGCAATCCTAAAATAA